The Acidobacteriota bacterium genome includes the window TTCGTTTTCTTGGTTTGGTTAATGAGCAGGAGCTAATAAAGCTTTATGCCACCTGCCGGGTGGTCTTTTATGGACCTTATCACGAGGACTACGGCTTGGTCACCATCGAGGCGTTGAGGAGCAGAAAGCCGGTCATCACCCTTGAGGACAGCGGAGGTCCCACCGAACTCATCAAGGATGGAGAATCGGGGTTTATCCTTCCCCCAGACCCCAAGGAGATAGCGAGGAAGATCGATCTTCTCTCTGAGGATAAGGAACTCGCCATCACTATGGGCATCAAGGGGTATGAGGATACCGCCCACATTACCTGGGAGGAAGCCCTTAAGAAGCTGGTCATCGTATGATGAAGAAGGAGGCTCTTTCCTTCCCTTTCCCGATAATCTATCGGATGTTTATCGCTCTTTATTCCCATTATGGACCCCAGCATTGGTGGCCCGGTGATACCCCGTTCGAGATAGCGGTGGGGGCGATCCTCGCCCAGAATACCGCTTGGAGGAATGCAGAACGGGCGATAGCAAATATAAAGGAAAGGGGCCTTCTTGATCCCTATTCTTTATTTGATCTTCCCGAGAGAGAGCTCGCCTCGCTCGTAAGACCATCGGGCTATTACAATCAGAAGGCGAAAGTCCTTCGGAACTTCCTCGCTCTCCTGATAAGGGATTATGGTGGAGATTTAGAGAGGATGGGGGAGGAGGAACTTTCCTCCCTTCGGGATAAGCTCCTTGCGGTACGGGGGATAGGTCCTGAGACCGCGGATTCCATTCTCCTTTACGCCCTTAATAAGCCGATATTCGTGGTCGATGCCTATACGATGAGGATTGGAGAAAGACATAAGCTCTTCCCCGAAAAGGCGAGCTATGGCGAGGTTCAACGGTTATTTATGGATAATCTTCCTTATGATGTTTCCCTTTACAATGAATATCATGCCCTCCTCGTACGGGTGGGTAAGGAACATTGTCGGAAGAGGAGTAGGGAGTGCTCCTCTTGCCCCCTTTCGTCCTTTCTTCCTCAGTGAGGCCTTCTTCCTTCGATAAGGTCGATAGCGTGATGGATGAATTCCTTTAATATCTCAAGCGATTCCTCTACCCCTTTAGGGCTTCCTGGAAGGTTCACGATGAGCGTTTTTCCCGCTACTCCCGCCACCCCTCGGGAGAGGGGAGCGGTCTTTGTTTTATCCCAGCCAGCGAGACGAAGGATCTCCCCGATCCCCGGTATCTCCCGATCGATCACCTCCAAGGTCGCCTCTGGGGTGAGGTCATCCGGAGAGAGCCCGGTACCGCCAGTGGTGGCGATAAGGGCTATATCCCCCCGTTCGACCAATTCGGCAAGTGTCCCTGCTATCACATCGAGGTCATCTTTTACCACCCTTTTCTCCACTACCTCGAAGCCGAGGGCAGAAAGCCCGGAGGTAAGTTTCTCTCCAGAGATGTCCTCCCTTTGTCCTCCGGAGACGGAAGTACTTATTGTGATTACCACCGCTTTTCTCTTCCTCATTCCTTCTCCTTTGCATAATCAATTAAGTGTATGGTATTCTATCATTTTGGGGAGAGAGGGGACAATACTATGGAGGAGCTTCTTTCGGTTTCCGATCTTCACACCTATTTTATGAC containing:
- a CDS encoding endonuclease III domain-containing protein translates to MFIALYSHYGPQHWWPGDTPFEIAVGAILAQNTAWRNAERAIANIKERGLLDPYSLFDLPERELASLVRPSGYYNQKAKVLRNFLALLIRDYGGDLERMGEEELSSLRDKLLAVRGIGPETADSILLYALNKPIFVVDAYTMRIGERHKLFPEKASYGEVQRLFMDNLPYDVSLYNEYHALLVRVGKEHCRKRSRECSSCPLSSFLPQ
- a CDS encoding MogA/MoaB family molybdenum cofactor biosynthesis protein, whose protein sequence is MRKRKAVVITISTSVSGGQREDISGEKLTSGLSALGFEVVEKRVVKDDLDVIAGTLAELVERGDIALIATTGGTGLSPDDLTPEATLEVIDREIPGIGEILRLAGWDKTKTAPLSRGVAGVAGKTLIVNLPGSPKGVEESLEILKEFIHHAIDLIEGRRPH